The Frankiales bacterium genome includes a region encoding these proteins:
- the fusA gene encoding elongation factor G: MSTDTALDLAKVRNIGIMAHIDAGKTTTTERILFYTGINYKIGEVHDGAATMDWMEQEQERGITITSAATTCTWNGTTINIIDTPGHVDFTVEVERSLRVLDGAVAVFDGVAGVEPQSETVWRQADRYNVPRICFVNKLDRTGAEFHRCVDMIVSRLNATPLVLQIPIGAEAAFRGVVDLVRMKALVWPEDTQKGEDYAVEDIPATHTEAAQEWRDRLLETIAEADDDMMEKYLEGQEPTEAELHAAIRRATIAGKLTPVLTGSAFKNKGVQPMLDAVVAYLPSPLDVAEIEGHKVGDEDTVIARKPSNEEPFSALAFKIMTDPHLGKLTYIRVYSGVLEAGTQVLNSVKGRKERIGKIYRMHANKREEISSVGAGDIVAVMGLKDTTTGETLCDDKSPVVLESMNFPAPVIHVAIEPKTKSDQEKLGTAIQRLSDEDPTFQVRTDEETGQTVISGMGELHLEVLVDRMRREFKVEANVGKPQVAYRETITKRVEKVDYTHKKQTGGSGQFAKVQITVEPASGDAEGEGGYEFVNAVTGGRIPREYIPSVDAGCQEAMENGVLAGYPMVDIKVTLQDGAYHDVDSSELAFKIAGSMAFKEAARKAGPVLLEPMMSVEVTTPEDFMGDVIGDLNSRRGQIQAMDERAGARVVKALVPLSEMFGYVGDLRSKTQGRASYSMQFDSYAQVPTNVATEIIAKARGE; this comes from the coding sequence TCGACCTCGCCAAGGTCCGCAACATCGGGATCATGGCGCACATCGACGCGGGCAAGACCACGACCACCGAGCGGATCCTGTTCTACACCGGGATCAACTACAAGATCGGTGAGGTCCACGACGGCGCCGCCACCATGGACTGGATGGAGCAGGAGCAGGAGCGCGGCATCACGATCACGTCCGCCGCGACGACCTGCACCTGGAACGGCACCACGATCAACATCATCGACACCCCCGGCCACGTCGACTTCACCGTCGAGGTGGAGCGCTCGCTGCGCGTCCTCGACGGCGCGGTCGCGGTGTTCGACGGCGTCGCCGGCGTCGAGCCGCAGTCCGAGACGGTGTGGCGCCAGGCCGACCGCTACAACGTCCCGCGCATCTGCTTCGTCAACAAGCTCGACCGCACGGGCGCGGAGTTCCACCGCTGCGTGGACATGATCGTCTCGCGCCTGAACGCGACCCCGCTGGTGCTCCAGATCCCCATCGGCGCCGAGGCCGCCTTCCGCGGCGTCGTCGACCTGGTCCGCATGAAGGCCCTGGTGTGGCCCGAGGACACCCAGAAGGGCGAGGACTACGCGGTCGAGGACATCCCGGCGACCCACACCGAGGCTGCCCAGGAGTGGCGCGACCGTCTCCTCGAGACCATCGCCGAGGCCGACGACGACATGATGGAGAAGTACCTCGAGGGCCAGGAGCCCACCGAGGCCGAGCTCCACGCCGCCATCCGCCGGGCGACCATCGCCGGCAAGCTCACCCCGGTGCTCACCGGCTCGGCGTTCAAGAACAAGGGCGTGCAGCCCATGCTCGACGCCGTCGTGGCCTACCTCCCGAGCCCGCTCGACGTGGCCGAGATCGAGGGCCACAAGGTCGGCGACGAGGACACGGTCATCGCGCGCAAGCCGAGCAACGAGGAGCCGTTCTCGGCCCTCGCGTTCAAGATCATGACCGACCCGCACCTCGGCAAGCTGACCTACATCCGCGTCTACTCCGGCGTCCTCGAGGCCGGCACGCAGGTGCTCAACTCGGTCAAGGGCCGCAAGGAGCGCATCGGCAAGATCTACCGGATGCACGCGAACAAGCGCGAGGAGATCTCGAGCGTGGGCGCGGGCGACATCGTCGCCGTCATGGGTCTCAAGGACACCACCACCGGCGAGACGCTGTGCGACGACAAGTCGCCGGTCGTGCTGGAGTCGATGAACTTCCCGGCCCCGGTCATCCACGTCGCGATCGAGCCGAAGACCAAGAGCGACCAGGAGAAGCTGGGCACCGCGATCCAGCGCCTCTCGGACGAGGACCCGACCTTCCAGGTCCGCACCGACGAGGAGACCGGCCAGACCGTCATCTCCGGCATGGGCGAGCTGCACCTCGAGGTGCTCGTCGACCGCATGCGCCGCGAGTTCAAGGTCGAGGCCAACGTCGGCAAGCCGCAGGTCGCCTACCGCGAGACCATCACCAAGCGGGTCGAGAAGGTCGACTACACCCACAAGAAGCAGACCGGTGGGTCCGGCCAGTTCGCGAAGGTGCAGATCACGGTCGAGCCCGCCTCCGGCGACGCCGAGGGCGAGGGCGGCTACGAGTTCGTCAACGCCGTCACCGGTGGCCGCATCCCCCGCGAGTACATCCCCTCCGTCGACGCCGGCTGCCAGGAGGCCATGGAGAACGGCGTCCTGGCCGGCTACCCGATGGTCGACATCAAGGTGACGCTGCAGGACGGCGCCTACCACGACGTCGACTCCTCGGAGCTCGCGTTCAAGATCGCCGGGTCGATGGCGTTCAAGGAGGCCGCGCGCAAGGCCGGCCCCGTGCTCCTCGAGCCGATGATGTCCGTCGAGGTCACGACCCCTGAGGACTTCATGGGCGACGTGATCGGCGACCTCAACTCTCGTCGTGGCCAGATCCAGGCCATGGACGAGCGGGCCGGCGCGCGCGTCGTGAAGGCCCTCGTTCCCCTGTCGGAGATGTTCGGCTACGTCGGAGACCTCCGGAGCAAGACGCAGGGCCGGGCGAGCTACTCCATGCAGTTCGACTCGTACGCCCAGGTTCCCACGAACGTGGCGACCGAGATCATCGCGAAGGCGCGGGGCGAATAG